The following are from one region of the Haloactinomyces albus genome:
- a CDS encoding translation initiation factor IF-2 N-terminal domain-containing protein produces MLNMDTPAGNASGPSTTPAADEHTRTEGAGRETFELPAKLRVHALAKLLGGSSREVIATLNSLGEPVRSAQSNISRDVALKVVRALRPEQVDEPREERPAAETTETSAGTAPTESETATTEASASETGETGLLFGNEDESETSASKPAAAWAAPQAMFLAPEPQTALPVPPEPAETSVAPAAAPAEEAEETTGETGETADTDEDEEHSSRRRRRRGRRGRGRGRGGDGEQAESGETVTEQRPEEDGASKTDQTGKTDQTGKSEKDGKSEKDGKSGRSGKKDKKSKGADASGKGDSSGKADSAGKKDKPVATGAVAVAEEATPEQPAGSELQDESGEGVSNRRRRRRRRKGSGEGDSNTRADDPPNTVVHVRETSTDSGRQDSSDDEVRAIKGSTRLEAKRQRRRDGRDAGRRRAPVLSESEFLARRESVERRMVVREHGDQTQVAVLEDGVLVENFVTSSDNGSLVGNVYLGRVQNVLPSMEAAFVDIGRGRNAVLYAGEVDWDAAGLAGKARRIEQALSTGDSVLVQVTKDPMGHKGARLTTQISLPGRFLVYVPGGGATGISRKLPDNERKRLKELLKRIVPENAGVIIRTASEGISEEALEHDVRRLQAQWDIVKDKADTPKAQSPQLLYEEPDLLIKVVRDLFTEDFSSLTVQGNNAWDTIEAYVQHVAPDLVSRLTKHVGSTDVFTEQRIDEQITKALDRKVWLPSGGHLVIDRTEAMTVIDVNTGKFTGSGGNLEETVTKNNLEAAEEIVRQLRLRDIGGIIVIDFIDMVLESNRDLVLRRVTECLGRDRTRHQVAEVTSLGLVQMTRKRVGTGLLEAYSSTCEHCRGRGLLVSTEPVDHVHHGNHSGNGGSRRNRQRGKGSQQQETPADSGGRGEQAKTPQAAKSEPAKPEPAKPEPAKSGSAKSGSAKPGPVRSEKEPAASADESAEERARAPQQESGPRRVDREQPARKQTDRDTGKAGVAVQEAPAPESQRNGVGAESREAGEVRTKRRKVSRPAGSSGAAPASVVVTPTSPRETSSSAPDESTGQPSSQPAPAPAAAARKSRRRVAGRPAGPPVE; encoded by the coding sequence ATGTTGAACATGGACACGCCCGCTGGGAACGCCAGTGGGCCATCGACCACACCCGCAGCCGATGAGCACACTCGCACCGAAGGCGCCGGGCGCGAGACATTCGAGTTGCCCGCCAAGCTGCGGGTGCATGCTCTGGCCAAACTTCTGGGGGGCAGTAGCCGCGAGGTCATCGCCACCCTGAATTCGCTCGGCGAGCCGGTGCGCAGTGCGCAGTCGAACATCAGCCGCGACGTGGCGCTGAAGGTCGTGCGGGCCCTGCGTCCGGAGCAGGTCGACGAACCCCGCGAGGAGCGACCGGCTGCCGAGACCACGGAGACCTCGGCAGGGACCGCGCCTACGGAATCCGAGACGGCCACGACCGAGGCGAGCGCGAGCGAGACGGGCGAAACCGGATTGCTCTTCGGCAACGAAGATGAGTCGGAGACGAGCGCGTCGAAACCGGCCGCAGCCTGGGCCGCGCCCCAGGCCATGTTCCTGGCCCCCGAGCCGCAGACGGCTCTCCCCGTGCCGCCGGAGCCGGCGGAGACCTCGGTTGCTCCCGCTGCGGCACCGGCCGAGGAAGCGGAGGAAACCACCGGAGAGACCGGAGAGACCGCGGACACCGACGAGGACGAGGAGCACTCGAGCCGCCGTCGCCGCCGCCGCGGTCGTCGGGGACGTGGCCGAGGCCGCGGCGGTGATGGCGAGCAGGCCGAATCCGGTGAGACTGTCACCGAGCAGAGGCCGGAAGAGGACGGTGCGAGCAAGACCGACCAAACCGGCAAGACCGACCAAACCGGCAAGAGCGAGAAGGACGGCAAGAGCGAGAAGGACGGCAAGAGCGGCCGGTCGGGCAAGAAGGACAAGAAGAGCAAGGGCGCCGACGCCTCGGGCAAGGGCGACTCGTCGGGCAAGGCGGACTCGGCGGGTAAGAAGGACAAGCCCGTGGCGACCGGAGCCGTCGCGGTCGCCGAGGAAGCCACGCCCGAGCAGCCTGCAGGCAGCGAACTCCAGGACGAGTCCGGTGAGGGCGTGTCGAATCGGCGCAGGCGGCGCCGTCGGCGCAAGGGCTCGGGTGAAGGCGACAGCAACACCCGTGCGGACGATCCGCCGAACACGGTCGTGCACGTGCGCGAGACCTCGACCGACAGCGGGCGCCAGGACAGCAGCGACGACGAGGTCCGCGCGATCAAGGGATCGACTCGTCTGGAAGCCAAGCGTCAGCGTCGCCGGGACGGCCGCGATGCCGGTCGCCGCCGCGCTCCGGTGCTGTCGGAGTCGGAGTTTCTCGCCAGGCGCGAGTCGGTGGAACGCAGGATGGTCGTGCGTGAGCACGGTGATCAGACCCAGGTCGCGGTGCTCGAGGACGGTGTTCTGGTCGAGAACTTCGTGACCTCCTCGGACAACGGATCGCTGGTCGGCAATGTCTACCTGGGGCGCGTGCAGAACGTGCTGCCGAGCATGGAGGCGGCGTTCGTCGACATCGGCCGTGGCCGCAACGCGGTGCTCTATGCCGGTGAGGTGGACTGGGACGCCGCAGGGCTGGCGGGCAAGGCCCGGCGGATCGAGCAGGCACTGTCGACGGGTGACAGTGTGCTCGTCCAGGTCACCAAGGATCCGATGGGGCACAAGGGTGCTCGGCTGACCACGCAGATCAGCCTCCCGGGCCGGTTCCTGGTTTACGTGCCCGGTGGCGGAGCCACGGGAATCAGCCGCAAGCTACCGGACAATGAGCGCAAGCGGCTCAAGGAGCTCCTGAAGCGGATCGTTCCGGAAAACGCGGGCGTGATCATCCGCACGGCCTCCGAGGGCATCAGCGAGGAAGCCCTGGAGCATGACGTGCGCCGCCTGCAGGCACAGTGGGACATCGTCAAGGACAAGGCCGACACGCCGAAGGCGCAGTCGCCGCAATTGCTGTACGAGGAGCCGGACCTCCTGATCAAGGTCGTCCGGGACCTGTTCACCGAGGACTTCTCGTCGCTGACGGTGCAGGGCAACAATGCCTGGGACACGATCGAGGCCTATGTGCAGCATGTTGCCCCGGACCTCGTCTCCCGGCTGACCAAGCACGTCGGCTCCACCGACGTGTTCACCGAGCAACGGATCGACGAGCAGATCACCAAGGCACTCGACCGCAAGGTCTGGTTGCCCTCCGGGGGCCACCTGGTGATCGACCGCACCGAGGCGATGACGGTGATCGACGTCAACACCGGCAAGTTCACCGGTTCCGGAGGCAATCTCGAGGAGACCGTCACCAAGAACAACCTGGAGGCGGCCGAGGAGATCGTGCGGCAGTTGAGGTTGCGCGATATCGGCGGCATCATCGTGATCGACTTCATCGACATGGTGCTGGAATCGAACCGGGACCTGGTGCTGCGGCGAGTGACCGAATGCCTGGGCAGAGACCGCACCCGGCACCAGGTTGCCGAGGTGACGTCGTTGGGATTGGTCCAGATGACCCGCAAGCGGGTCGGGACCGGCCTGCTGGAGGCCTACAGCAGCACCTGTGAGCACTGCCGGGGACGGGGTCTGCTGGTGTCGACGGAGCCCGTCGACCATGTCCACCACGGCAATCACTCCGGAAACGGTGGATCGCGGCGGAATCGTCAGCGTGGTAAGGGCTCGCAACAGCAGGAAACACCGGCGGATTCCGGTGGCCGAGGCGAACAGGCCAAGACCCCTCAAGCTGCGAAGTCCGAGCCTGCGAAGCCGGAGCCTGCGAAGCCGGAGCCTGCGAAGTCCGGGTCCGCGAAGTCTGGGTCCGCGAAGCCGGGGCCTGTCCGGAGCGAGAAGGAACCGGCTGCTTCGGCGGATGAGTCGGCCGAGGAACGCGCTCGTGCCCCTCAGCAGGAGTCCGGCCCCCGCCGCGTCGACCGCGAGCAGCCTGCCCGCAAACAGACCGACCGGGATACCGGCAAGGCAGGCGTGGCCGTGCAGGAGGCCCCTGCGCCGGAATCGCAACGGAACGGAGTGGGCGCGGAATCTCGGGAAGCGGGCGAGGTTCGTACGAAGCGACGCAAGGTCAGTCGTCCCGCGGGTAGTTCGGGTGCCGCACCGGCGTCGGTGGTGGTGACGCCGACTTCGCCGCGGGAAACATCGAGTTCCGCCCCGGATGAGTCGACCGGTCAGCCGAGTTCGCAGCCGGCTCCGGCCCCGGCCGCGGCCGCTCGCAAGTCTCGCCGTCGTGTGGCGGGCCGACCCGCCGGTCCGCCCGTGGAGTGA
- a CDS encoding TIGR03936 family radical SAM-associated protein, with translation MSKLRIRYAKRGRLRFTSHRDLARAFERALRRAGIPVAHSQGFSPHPKISWAGAVPTGAASEAEYVEVQLVERVDPELVRARLDAALPAGFDLVEAVEADSGTLSDRLEVSRWRIELPEVSVLDLRAAVARLMAAETAEVERMTKNGRRTFDARAAVVHVEAHEHTSARAELYGPNVDTVSNQQSHCDARVDDWPKDREPYGILVAVVRQATPVVRPDDVLSALRVVADLAPPAFATATRTEQGRLDDSGGLADPLAQDRAAAGARRGEPAAG, from the coding sequence GTGTCCAAGCTGCGGATCCGGTATGCCAAGCGCGGACGCCTGCGGTTCACCTCGCATCGGGACCTCGCTCGTGCCTTCGAGCGCGCCCTGCGGCGGGCGGGCATACCGGTGGCCCATTCACAGGGCTTCAGCCCCCACCCGAAGATCTCGTGGGCGGGAGCCGTGCCCACCGGTGCGGCCAGCGAGGCCGAGTATGTCGAGGTGCAGCTGGTCGAACGCGTCGACCCGGAGCTCGTGCGTGCGCGGTTGGACGCCGCTCTTCCGGCGGGATTCGACCTCGTGGAGGCGGTGGAGGCGGACTCGGGCACGTTGTCCGATCGTCTCGAGGTCAGCCGCTGGCGGATCGAGCTGCCGGAAGTGAGCGTGCTCGATCTGCGTGCGGCCGTGGCTCGCCTGATGGCGGCGGAAACCGCCGAGGTCGAGCGGATGACGAAGAACGGGCGCCGCACTTTCGACGCACGAGCTGCGGTGGTGCATGTCGAGGCGCACGAGCACACCTCTGCTCGGGCGGAGTTGTACGGTCCGAATGTGGACACGGTGAGTAATCAACAATCTCATTGCGACGCTCGTGTGGACGATTGGCCGAAAGACCGGGAACCATATGGGATACTCGTGGCGGTCGTGCGGCAGGCAACACCGGTTGTACGACCCGACGACGTACTGAGCGCTCTTCGCGTCGTCGCCGATCTGGCCCCACCGGCGTTCGCGACAGCGACCCGGACGGAGCAAGGCCGGCTCGACGATTCCGGGGGGCTCGCCGACCCGTTGGCTCAGGACAGGGCAGCGGCCGGAGCTCGGCGGGGAGAACCCGCAGCCGGGTGA
- a CDS encoding TIGR03960 family B12-binding radical SAM protein produces MPVESVFDRLEPLLPRVSKPVQYVGGELNATVKDWDEAGVRWALMYPDAYEVGLPNQGVMILYEILNELPDVLAERTYSVWPDLEALMREHGVPQFTVDRHRPVGAFDVLGVSFATELGYTNLLSALDLAGIPLHAAERTDEHPVVLAGGHAAFNPEPVADFVDAVVLGDGEEAVLEITEVIRRFKAEEQPGGREELLLRLADSGVYVPKFYDVSYRPDGGIDEIVPNRDRAPYRLFKRTTTDLDEWPYPKQPLVPLAETVHERMSVEIFRGCTRGCRFCQAGMITRPVRERSIEGIGEMVQTGLEATGFEEVGLLSLSSADHSEIGDITKGLADRYEGTNTGLSLPSTRVDAFNVDLANELSRNGRRSGLTFAPEGGSERIRRVINKMVSEQDLIATVSTAFANGWRQVKLYFMCGLPTETDEDVLQIAAMAKEVIRAGRKAAGRNDIRCTVSIGGFVPKPHTPFQWAPQCAPDTVDERLRKLRKEVNADRRLGRSIGVRYHDGKPSLIEGLLSRGDRRIGRVIERVWREGGRFDGWNEYFSFERWVECARTELEPLGVDLDWFTTRERTEDEVLPWDHLDSGLDKEWLWTDWQDALDAREQDDCRWTPCFDCGVCPTMGTDIEVGPSGRTLLPITPA; encoded by the coding sequence GTGCCTGTGGAGTCCGTTTTCGACCGCTTGGAACCGCTGCTTCCCCGCGTGTCCAAGCCCGTGCAGTACGTGGGTGGCGAGCTCAACGCCACCGTCAAGGACTGGGACGAGGCCGGCGTGCGCTGGGCCCTCATGTACCCGGACGCCTATGAGGTCGGCCTGCCCAACCAGGGCGTGATGATCCTCTACGAGATCCTCAACGAGCTGCCCGACGTGCTCGCCGAGCGCACCTACTCGGTATGGCCCGACCTCGAGGCGCTGATGCGCGAGCACGGTGTCCCGCAATTCACGGTCGATCGCCATCGCCCGGTGGGTGCCTTCGACGTGCTGGGCGTCAGCTTCGCCACCGAGCTCGGTTACACCAACCTGCTCAGCGCGCTGGATCTCGCGGGGATTCCGCTGCACGCCGCCGAGCGCACCGACGAGCATCCCGTCGTGCTGGCCGGGGGGCACGCGGCGTTCAATCCCGAACCGGTCGCCGACTTCGTCGATGCCGTCGTCCTCGGTGACGGCGAGGAAGCCGTCCTGGAGATCACCGAGGTAATCCGGCGGTTCAAGGCCGAGGAGCAGCCGGGCGGGCGCGAGGAGCTCCTGCTGCGCTTGGCCGACAGCGGCGTCTACGTTCCGAAGTTCTACGACGTGAGCTACCGGCCCGACGGTGGCATCGACGAGATCGTTCCGAACCGCGATCGGGCGCCTTACCGGCTGTTCAAGCGCACCACCACCGATCTCGACGAGTGGCCGTATCCGAAGCAGCCACTGGTTCCGCTCGCCGAAACCGTGCACGAGCGGATGAGCGTGGAGATTTTCCGTGGCTGCACGCGTGGCTGCCGTTTCTGCCAGGCGGGCATGATCACCCGTCCGGTGCGGGAGCGCTCGATCGAGGGCATCGGCGAGATGGTGCAGACCGGTCTGGAGGCCACCGGCTTCGAGGAGGTGGGCCTGCTCTCGCTGAGCTCGGCGGATCATTCGGAGATCGGTGACATCACGAAGGGGTTGGCCGACCGCTACGAGGGCACCAACACGGGGTTGTCACTCCCCTCGACCAGGGTGGACGCCTTCAACGTCGACCTGGCCAACGAGCTCTCCCGGAACGGGCGCCGCTCCGGGCTGACCTTCGCTCCCGAAGGTGGCAGCGAGCGCATCCGCCGCGTCATCAACAAGATGGTCTCCGAGCAGGACCTGATCGCCACGGTCTCGACCGCGTTCGCGAACGGCTGGCGTCAGGTGAAGCTGTACTTCATGTGCGGCCTGCCGACCGAGACCGATGAGGACGTGCTGCAGATCGCCGCCATGGCCAAGGAGGTCATCCGCGCAGGTCGCAAGGCCGCAGGTCGTAACGACATCCGGTGCACGGTCTCCATCGGCGGGTTCGTGCCCAAGCCGCACACGCCGTTCCAGTGGGCGCCGCAGTGTGCTCCGGACACCGTCGACGAGCGTCTTCGCAAGCTCCGCAAGGAGGTCAACGCCGATCGGCGGCTCGGCCGCAGCATCGGTGTGCGCTACCACGATGGCAAACCGTCACTGATCGAAGGGCTGCTCTCGCGCGGTGACCGCCGGATCGGACGCGTGATCGAGCGGGTATGGCGCGAAGGCGGTCGTTTCGACGGCTGGAACGAGTACTTCTCGTTCGAGCGTTGGGTGGAGTGCGCGCGAACCGAGCTGGAGCCGCTGGGAGTGGACCTGGACTGGTTCACCACCCGCGAGCGCACCGAGGACGAAGTGCTGCCGTGGGACCATCTCGACTCGGGGCTGGACAAGGAATGGCTCTGGACGGACTGGCAGGATGCACTCGACGCGCGCGAACAGGATGACTGCCGGTGGACGCCGTGTTTCGACTGTGGGGTGTGCCCGACGATGGGGACCGATATCGAGGTCGGTCCGTCCGGGAGAACGCTGTTGCCCATCACTCCGGCATGA
- a CDS encoding GNAT family N-acetyltransferase encodes MSDPEFISGPHRVDQPHPDMPQALADLLGRVTVAGGATGFTTTTELETITAVAQGIVDDLSQRPKRRHVLTAGQERALAGAVVLRPGELPVNRHRGEVEWLLVDPDLQDRGLGKQLLDAAAVHAQALGLTQLSLSTRSGQGLEDFYAAQGWVERGRWPAALRVGEDDSRDQIWFTRDL; translated from the coding sequence ATGAGCGATCCCGAGTTCATCAGTGGTCCGCACCGGGTGGATCAGCCCCACCCGGACATGCCGCAAGCGCTCGCCGACCTGCTGGGACGAGTGACGGTGGCCGGTGGAGCGACGGGTTTCACCACGACCACCGAACTGGAGACCATCACGGCGGTCGCCCAGGGGATCGTCGACGACCTGTCGCAACGTCCGAAGCGCAGGCACGTGCTGACCGCCGGTCAGGAACGCGCCCTGGCCGGGGCCGTGGTGCTGCGTCCCGGTGAACTGCCGGTGAATCGGCATCGTGGTGAGGTCGAGTGGCTGCTGGTCGATCCGGACCTGCAGGACCGGGGGCTGGGCAAGCAACTGCTCGACGCTGCTGCCGTGCATGCCCAGGCGCTGGGACTGACACAGCTCTCCCTGAGCACGCGCTCGGGGCAAGGGCTGGAGGACTTCTACGCGGCGCAGGGTTGGGTCGAACGTGGACGTTGGCCCGCTGCGTTGCGGGTCGGCGAAGACGACAGCCGGGACCAGATCTGGTTCACCCGCGACCTGTGA
- the ndk gene encoding nucleoside-diphosphate kinase → MSERTLVLIKPDGVERGLVGEVIGRIERKGLKLVAMDLRQVDQKLAEQHYAEHDGKPFFGSLLEFITSGPVVAAVVEGPRAISAFRQIAGGTDPVDKAAPGSVRGDYALEVQYNLVHGSDSPESAERELKLWFPDLKA, encoded by the coding sequence GTGAGTGAGCGCACTCTGGTCCTCATCAAACCCGATGGGGTCGAACGCGGCCTGGTCGGTGAGGTGATCGGCCGGATCGAGCGCAAGGGGCTGAAGCTGGTCGCCATGGACCTGCGGCAGGTCGATCAGAAGCTCGCCGAGCAGCACTACGCCGAGCACGATGGCAAGCCGTTCTTCGGTTCGTTGCTGGAGTTCATCACCTCCGGACCGGTCGTGGCAGCCGTGGTCGAAGGACCTCGTGCGATTTCGGCGTTCCGCCAGATCGCCGGTGGTACCGACCCGGTGGACAAGGCCGCTCCCGGCAGTGTGCGCGGCGACTACGCTCTCGAGGTCCAGTACAACCTGGTGCACGGCTCGGACTCGCCCGAGTCCGCAGAGCGTGAGCTCAAGCTGTGGTTCCCGGACCTGAAGGCATGA
- a CDS encoding type II toxin-antitoxin system VapC family toxin, translating into MTLVDSNVFLDLITQDEQWEPWSKRMLTDVAELGPVLINPVVYAEISVGFAEMGSLDRVVPEELYVRVPLPWSAAFLAGKCFQDYRKRGGTKHAPLPDFFIGAHAAVSKLRLLTRDARRYRTYFPTVELIAPENPEN; encoded by the coding sequence ATGACGTTGGTCGATTCGAATGTTTTCCTCGACCTGATCACGCAGGATGAGCAGTGGGAACCGTGGTCGAAGCGCATGCTGACCGACGTTGCGGAGCTTGGGCCGGTCCTGATCAACCCGGTCGTGTACGCGGAGATATCCGTCGGGTTTGCGGAGATGGGCAGCCTCGACAGGGTGGTGCCGGAGGAACTGTACGTCCGCGTTCCCCTCCCGTGGTCGGCGGCGTTCCTTGCGGGCAAGTGCTTCCAGGACTACCGGAAACGCGGGGGAACCAAACATGCGCCGCTGCCGGACTTCTTCATCGGGGCGCACGCGGCCGTGAGCAAACTGCGCTTGCTCACCCGGGATGCGCGCAGGTATCGGACCTATTTTCCGACGGTGGAGCTCATCGCGCCGGAGAACCCGGAGAACTGA
- a CDS encoding AbrB/MazE/SpoVT family DNA-binding domain-containing protein, whose translation MRMTEKGQVTIPIEMREQLGLMPGDEIEFHQEGDAVVLKRGRSTPSRGRRMVDLLRGSGDTEMTTDEIMELTRGE comes from the coding sequence ATGCGAATGACGGAGAAGGGCCAGGTCACCATCCCGATCGAGATGCGAGAACAACTCGGACTCATGCCCGGTGATGAGATCGAGTTTCACCAGGAGGGGGACGCTGTCGTGCTGAAGCGAGGCAGGTCCACTCCGAGCAGGGGACGGCGGATGGTCGATCTGCTGAGGGGAAGTGGAGATACCGAGATGACGACGGATGAAATCATGGAGTTGACGCGTGGCGAATGA
- a CDS encoding zinc-binding dehydrogenase: MRAAVHTASNEPLRIEELTDPRPRTGEVAIDVTSCGACHSDLHVLKGELPFPTPGVLGHEVAGVVSEVGPEVTDLSVGDRVVTSFIMPCGRCAQCASGNEEICLDFFAYNRAKGLLYDGDTRLYRPGGDPVWMYSMGGLAERSVTPATSVYRVPDGVELADVASVGCSTMTAYGALRHAADVRVGDTVAVVAAGGVGSALIQLASVFGASEIIAVDIGEEKLAGARKLGATSTVNSAEVDAAAAVREITGGRGVDVAFEALGGEKTFDIARDSVVEGGQVVVVGIAPSGTTGKIDLGTIARKKLQVKGSYGAKPRRDMPILLDLVARGLLRPQDSISRRYGFDRVQEAYDALDRGEIQGRAVITME, translated from the coding sequence ATGCGCGCTGCCGTGCACACCGCCTCGAACGAACCGCTGCGGATCGAGGAGCTGACCGACCCGCGCCCCCGCACGGGCGAAGTGGCCATCGATGTCACCTCATGTGGCGCGTGCCATTCGGACCTGCACGTCCTCAAGGGCGAACTGCCCTTTCCCACCCCCGGAGTGCTCGGCCACGAGGTTGCGGGAGTGGTCTCCGAAGTCGGGCCGGAAGTAACCGATCTGTCCGTCGGCGACCGGGTGGTCACCAGCTTCATCATGCCCTGTGGTCGGTGCGCCCAGTGCGCAAGCGGCAACGAGGAGATCTGCCTGGACTTCTTCGCCTACAACCGGGCCAAGGGCCTGCTCTACGACGGCGACACCCGCCTGTACCGCCCGGGAGGAGACCCGGTGTGGATGTACTCGATGGGCGGCCTGGCAGAACGCTCGGTCACCCCGGCGACCTCGGTATACCGGGTGCCCGACGGCGTGGAACTGGCCGACGTCGCCTCGGTGGGCTGCTCCACGATGACCGCCTACGGAGCGCTGCGGCATGCGGCGGATGTGCGGGTGGGCGACACCGTGGCCGTGGTCGCCGCGGGCGGCGTGGGCTCGGCGTTGATCCAGCTCGCCTCGGTGTTCGGTGCTTCCGAGATCATCGCCGTGGACATCGGCGAGGAGAAACTGGCAGGAGCCCGCAAACTCGGCGCCACCAGCACGGTCAACTCCGCCGAGGTGGATGCGGCCGCCGCCGTCCGTGAGATCACCGGGGGACGCGGAGTCGACGTGGCCTTCGAAGCGCTCGGCGGGGAGAAGACCTTCGACATCGCCCGGGATTCGGTGGTCGAGGGCGGGCAGGTCGTGGTGGTGGGGATCGCCCCGTCGGGCACCACCGGCAAGATCGACCTGGGCACCATCGCCCGGAAGAAACTGCAGGTCAAAGGCTCCTACGGCGCCAAACCCCGGCGGGACATGCCGATCCTGCTCGATCTCGTGGCGCGAGGCCTGCTCCGCCCGCAGGACTCGATCAGCCGGCGGTACGGCTTCGACCGGGTGCAGGAGGCCTACGACGCACTCGACCGGGGAGAGATCCAGGGCCGCGCCGTGATCACCATGGAATAA
- a CDS encoding ribbon-helix-helix protein, CopG family, with protein sequence MNARTTITIDEDLLDELKRRAAAEHTTVSALIEEDVRFAELRRSQAATREVPRFTLPTFDLGEPKPGVDLTNNAALLELLENEE encoded by the coding sequence ATGAATGCGAGAACAACGATCACGATCGACGAGGATTTGCTCGATGAGCTCAAAAGGCGCGCGGCAGCGGAACACACAACCGTCAGCGCACTGATCGAAGAGGATGTGCGCTTTGCGGAGCTTCGCCGTTCCCAGGCGGCAACTCGGGAGGTTCCGCGCTTCACGCTGCCCACCTTCGATCTCGGAGAGCCCAAACCGGGAGTGGATCTGACGAACAACGCGGCCCTGCTCGAATTGCTGGAGAACGAAGAGTGA
- a CDS encoding DUF4233 domain-containing protein, translated as MNASASEPGPQDDGGAPRQDRGLPTPPPDVRDPWKGLRGVMAGTLVLEFIVFGLALPVVWQLGAGVSSIGFVVVAVLAVLNLLVAFVQRRPWGLGLALALQAGLIACFVVHPAIGVMGLIFAAVWGYMLYLRRDVATRMREGRLADQLGHPPGHPPQN; from the coding sequence ATGAACGCCTCCGCGAGCGAGCCCGGACCGCAGGACGACGGTGGTGCTCCTCGACAGGACCGTGGTTTGCCGACACCGCCTCCGGACGTGCGCGACCCGTGGAAGGGACTCCGGGGGGTCATGGCGGGCACGCTGGTCCTGGAGTTCATCGTGTTCGGGTTGGCCCTGCCGGTGGTGTGGCAGCTCGGTGCCGGTGTCTCCAGCATCGGGTTCGTCGTCGTCGCGGTGCTGGCTGTGCTGAACCTGCTGGTGGCGTTCGTGCAACGGCGGCCGTGGGGGCTGGGGTTGGCGCTGGCCCTGCAGGCCGGGCTGATCGCCTGCTTCGTCGTGCATCCGGCCATCGGCGTGATGGGGTTGATCTTCGCCGCGGTCTGGGGCTACATGCTCTACCTACGTCGCGACGTTGCCACCCGCATGCGCGAGGGACGCCTCGCCGACCAGCTCGGACACCCTCCCGGCCACCCACCGCAGAACTGA